One genomic region from Streptomyces sp. NBC_00457 encodes:
- a CDS encoding LLM class F420-dependent oxidoreductase, producing MDLRIFTEPQQGATYDSLLAVAKATEDLGFDAFFRSDHYLKMGSGDGLPGPTDAWVTLAGLARETRRIRLGTLMTAATFRLPGVLAIQVAQVDQMSGGRVELGLGAGWAEEEHKAYGIPFPKEKFGRLEEQLEIVTGLWATEVGRTFDFHGTYYDLTDSPALPKPAQPKIPVLIGGHGATRTPRLAARYADEFNMPFASVEDSERQFGRVRAAAEEAGRKADEIIYSNVLVACVGKDDEEVARRAAAIGREVDELKRNGLAGSPAEVVDKIGRYAETGARRFYFQILDLGDLDHLDLISSEVQSQLS from the coding sequence ATGGATCTGCGTATTTTTACTGAGCCCCAGCAGGGCGCCACCTATGACAGCCTCCTCGCCGTTGCCAAGGCCACGGAGGATCTGGGGTTCGATGCCTTCTTCCGTTCCGACCATTACCTCAAGATGGGCTCCGGGGATGGCCTCCCGGGCCCCACGGACGCCTGGGTCACGCTCGCCGGTCTGGCCCGGGAGACCCGGCGCATCCGGCTCGGCACGCTGATGACCGCTGCTACGTTCCGGCTGCCCGGTGTCCTCGCCATCCAGGTCGCGCAGGTCGATCAGATGTCGGGTGGGCGTGTCGAGCTGGGCCTGGGTGCGGGCTGGGCCGAGGAGGAGCACAAGGCGTACGGCATCCCGTTCCCGAAGGAGAAGTTCGGCCGCCTCGAAGAGCAGCTGGAGATCGTCACCGGGCTGTGGGCCACGGAGGTCGGCCGGACCTTCGACTTCCACGGGACGTACTACGACCTCACCGACTCGCCCGCCCTCCCCAAGCCCGCCCAGCCGAAGATCCCCGTGCTCATCGGCGGCCACGGCGCCACCCGCACGCCCCGCCTCGCCGCGCGGTACGCCGATGAGTTCAACATGCCGTTCGCCTCCGTCGAGGACAGCGAGCGCCAGTTCGGCCGGGTCCGTGCCGCCGCCGAGGAGGCCGGGCGCAAGGCCGACGAGATCATCTACTCCAATGTCCTCGTCGCCTGTGTCGGCAAGGACGACGAGGAGGTCGCCCGCCGCGCCGCCGCGATCGGCCGCGAGGTCGACGAGCTGAAGAGGAACGGCCTGGCCGGTTCCCCCGCCGAGGTCGTCGACAAGATCGGCCGCTACGCCGAGACCGGCGCCCGGCGCTTCTACTTCCAGATCCTCGACCTCGGCGACCTGGACCACCTGGACCTGATCTCCTCCGAGGTCCAGTCGCAGCTGTCGTAG
- a CDS encoding MarR family winged helix-turn-helix transcriptional regulator → MADSDAHSADLPECPSAQGGGLLPSELRAWMVLLAATGAVEQRLRAVVKERLDVSHDEFLVLCLLAEQPETGLRMTRIAELLGRPKTRLTYQIACLQHAGLVSRRSVCGDKRGIEVTLTEKARRLLSEASGGLADTVKEALAQFMGADQREAMCGLVPDLVEEPEGR, encoded by the coding sequence ATGGCCGACTCCGACGCACACTCCGCCGACCTGCCCGAATGCCCCTCCGCGCAGGGTGGCGGACTGCTGCCCTCCGAGCTGCGCGCCTGGATGGTGCTGCTGGCCGCGACGGGCGCCGTCGAGCAGCGGCTGCGGGCCGTGGTCAAGGAGCGGCTGGACGTCTCGCACGACGAGTTCCTGGTCCTGTGCCTGCTGGCCGAGCAGCCCGAGACGGGTCTGCGCATGACCCGGATCGCCGAGCTCCTGGGCCGCCCCAAGACCCGGCTCACCTACCAGATCGCCTGCCTCCAGCACGCCGGCCTGGTCTCCCGCAGATCGGTCTGCGGCGACAAGCGCGGCATCGAGGTGACCCTCACGGAGAAGGCCCGCCGTCTGCTGTCGGAGGCCTCCGGCGGCCTCGCCGACACGGTCAAGGAGGCCCTCGCCCAGTTCATGGGGGCCGACCAGCGGGAGGCCATGTGCGGCCTGGTGCCCGACCTCGTCGAGGAGCCGGAGGGGCGCTGA
- a CDS encoding nucleotide pyrophosphohydrolase encodes MTDDLDLAKLQRRLAEFAAARNWQPYHTPKNLVAALSVEASELVEIFQWLTPEESSRVMDDPDTAHRVTDEVADVLAYLLQLCEVLGIDPLAALDAKIDRNERRFPAAGERDE; translated from the coding sequence GTGACTGACGACCTGGACCTGGCGAAACTGCAGCGCAGGCTGGCCGAGTTCGCCGCCGCGCGGAACTGGCAGCCGTACCACACCCCCAAGAACCTCGTCGCCGCGCTCAGCGTGGAGGCCTCCGAACTCGTCGAGATCTTCCAGTGGTTGACGCCCGAGGAGTCGTCCCGCGTCATGGACGACCCCGACACCGCGCACCGGGTCACCGACGAGGTCGCCGATGTGCTCGCCTATCTGCTGCAGCTTTGCGAGGTCCTCGGCATCGACCCGCTGGCCGCGCTGGACGCGAAGATCGACCGGAACGAGCGGAGGTTTCCGGCGGCGGGGGAGCGGGACGAGTAG
- a CDS encoding DUF6099 family protein, with product MDAVRLIVTSRRALAGSGEAPQTMAEAWQAQALAQAIGSRLAVAGPPELRGEALGLTELAGRGCGVLDRPDVPDTDLRAAQLTELGDARQALMYLGGLLGEVGIALVGIASSAGDEATYWQCMEAIDAADESRDRVLEMLRRLTDRDLGEALPEREAG from the coding sequence ATGGACGCGGTGCGGCTCATCGTGACGAGCAGGCGCGCGCTCGCGGGGAGCGGCGAGGCGCCACAGACCATGGCGGAAGCGTGGCAGGCACAGGCCCTCGCGCAGGCGATAGGCAGCCGCCTCGCGGTCGCCGGTCCACCCGAACTACGGGGTGAGGCACTGGGGTTGACCGAACTCGCGGGCAGAGGCTGCGGGGTCCTGGACCGCCCGGACGTCCCCGACACCGACCTGCGTGCCGCCCAGCTCACGGAACTGGGCGATGCCCGGCAGGCGTTGATGTATCTGGGCGGGCTGCTCGGCGAGGTGGGTATCGCGCTGGTCGGCATCGCGTCCTCCGCGGGCGACGAAGCGACGTACTGGCAGTGCATGGAGGCGATCGATGCGGCGGACGAATCTCGTGACCGGGTGCTGGAGATGTTGCGGCGGCTGACGGACCGGGATCTGGGGGAGGCCTTACCGGAGAGGGAGGCGGGGTAG
- a CDS encoding ATP-binding protein: MPASSASPGTPRSSAISASSASSSSPSSSLSCAPAPIGNRPDRPCVTELRLSAFAGHRRAGFPLGPLTLFAGRSGCGKTSALRAYEALARLGGGAELGEVFPDPAACVPERARPDAQRRRGFRIGCTADGPEGPVRLDVAVQAEPELRIVGERLSAEGLVLLETALRDPGRRAVQAAWHTAGSAPVTRAPLPDDRLGTALLPLRVAGKTDGQRRVLAAAEQMVVALRSVFACDPRPDRMRGPVPLGSGRLLGGCDNLADVLWRTRTECGRRHAQLVAAVRAGCAGPVADVLAEPLGDGTVRAVLDRGDGPRTALERLGDGELRHLALTLVLLTGPGVLEVDPAGEVPAALQTLTVLADGLDRSLDPRQRDGLLRLATRMCERGHIRLVGAVSDASWAAGTDGVTVVHLDA, encoded by the coding sequence ATGCCCGCGTCATCCGCGTCGCCGGGGACTCCCAGGTCTTCGGCGATCTCTGCGTCCTCTGCGTCCTCTTCGTCTCCTTCATCCTCGCTTTCCTGTGCACCCGCGCCCATCGGGAACCGACCCGACCGGCCCTGTGTCACCGAGTTGCGGCTGTCGGCGTTCGCCGGGCACCGGCGGGCCGGGTTTCCGCTCGGGCCGCTCACGCTCTTCGCCGGCCGGAGCGGCTGCGGGAAGACCAGTGCGCTCAGGGCGTACGAGGCGCTGGCGCGGCTCGGGGGAGGGGCCGAGCTCGGTGAGGTGTTCCCGGATCCGGCCGCCTGCGTTCCCGAGCGGGCGCGGCCCGACGCGCAGCGCCGCCGCGGCTTCCGGATCGGCTGCACCGCCGACGGTCCCGAGGGTCCGGTCCGGCTCGATGTCGCCGTCCAGGCCGAGCCCGAACTGCGCATCGTGGGCGAGCGGTTGAGCGCCGAGGGACTCGTCCTCCTGGAGACCGCCCTGCGCGACCCCGGGCGCCGTGCCGTACAGGCCGCCTGGCACACCGCCGGATCGGCGCCCGTCACCCGCGCCCCGCTGCCGGACGACCGGCTCGGCACCGCACTGCTGCCGCTGCGGGTGGCCGGCAAGACGGACGGGCAGCGGCGCGTCCTCGCCGCCGCCGAGCAGATGGTCGTCGCCCTGCGCTCCGTCTTCGCCTGCGACCCACGGCCCGACCGTATGCGCGGGCCCGTGCCGCTCGGCTCCGGGCGGCTCCTCGGCGGCTGCGACAACCTCGCGGACGTCCTGTGGCGCACCCGCACCGAGTGCGGCCGGCGGCACGCGCAGCTCGTCGCGGCGGTGCGCGCCGGATGCGCCGGACCCGTCGCGGACGTCCTCGCCGAACCCCTCGGCGACGGCACGGTCCGCGCCGTACTCGACCGGGGCGACGGCCCGCGCACCGCCCTCGAACGGCTCGGCGACGGCGAGTTGAGGCATCTCGCGCTGACGCTGGTCCTGCTCACCGGGCCCGGCGTCCTCGAGGTCGACCCGGCCGGGGAGGTGCCCGCCGCCCTGCAGACGCTCACCGTCCTCGCCGACGGTCTCGACCGCTCCCTGGACCCACGGCAGCGCGACGGTCTGCTGCGGCTGGCGACGCGGATGTGCGAGCGCGGGCATATCCGCCTGGTCGGCGCGGTGAGCGACGCGTCCTGGGCCGCGGGGACGGACGGCGTCACGGTGGTACACCTTGACGCGTGA
- a CDS encoding cell division protein SepF: protein MNGHDVTDEQWEGLAQVVPLRGRDAWPSAVDHRALPDADTEPRRRFVVLRVSVFGDAREVAETLMAGIPVLLDLTGAETEVAKRVLDFSTGVVFGLASGMHRVDRNVFLLTPPGTEVSGLMEGVAGP, encoded by the coding sequence GTGAACGGTCATGACGTCACCGATGAACAGTGGGAAGGGCTCGCCCAGGTCGTACCGCTGCGTGGTCGCGATGCCTGGCCGTCCGCGGTGGACCACCGTGCGCTTCCGGACGCGGACACCGAACCGCGGCGCCGGTTCGTCGTCCTGAGGGTGAGCGTCTTCGGCGATGCCCGCGAAGTCGCCGAGACGCTGATGGCGGGCATCCCGGTGCTGCTCGACCTGACCGGAGCGGAGACCGAAGTCGCCAAGCGCGTCCTGGACTTCAGCACCGGCGTCGTCTTCGGCCTGGCGAGCGGGATGCATCGCGTCGACCGCAATGTGTTCCTGCTGACGCCGCCGGGCACCGAGGTGAGCGGGCTGATGGAAGGCGTGGCGGGCCCGTGA
- a CDS encoding YceI family protein, with the protein MTVAVETGLWQLDTTASTVALRHKTMWGLVTVKGTFGAVTGQGEVRSDGSAIGTVTLDATTLDTGNAKRDTHLRSADFFDADHHPEITFAVRSAELRDGDQVHVVGQLTARGISRPQSFTARLIGSDADSLTLDAELSVDRDQFGMGWNQLGMIRGLTTVAATLRFVRTAA; encoded by the coding sequence ATGACCGTCGCCGTGGAAACCGGACTGTGGCAGCTCGACACCACCGCCTCCACCGTCGCCCTCCGGCACAAGACGATGTGGGGCCTGGTCACGGTGAAGGGCACCTTCGGCGCCGTCACCGGCCAGGGCGAGGTGCGGTCCGACGGGTCGGCCATCGGCACCGTGACCCTGGACGCCACCACCCTGGACACCGGCAACGCCAAGCGCGACACCCACCTGCGGTCCGCCGACTTCTTCGACGCCGACCACCACCCCGAGATCACCTTCGCGGTCCGCAGCGCCGAGCTCCGCGACGGCGACCAGGTCCACGTCGTCGGTCAGCTGACCGCGCGCGGCATCAGCCGCCCCCAGTCCTTCACCGCCCGCCTGATCGGCTCGGACGCCGACTCGCTCACCCTGGACGCGGAACTCTCCGTGGACCGCGACCAGTTCGGCATGGGCTGGAACCAGCTCGGCATGATCCGCGGCCTCACGACGGTCGCCGCCACCCTCCGCTTCGTCCGCACGGCGGCCTGA
- a CDS encoding SAM-dependent methyltransferase: MTDAGLRATPIDTSKPHSARMYDYFLGGKDNYPVDAEAGEQVISLFPAVREMARTNRRFMHRASRLLAERGVRQFLDIGTGIPTEPNLHQIVQGIVPDARVVYADNDPIVLRHAEALLHSTPEGRTAYVHGDVREPGRILAAARETLDFTEPIALSLVALLHLVVDEDEPGRIVRELLEPLASGSYLTLSHATGDFDPETWQRVVEIYRKGGTPAQVRSRDAFAAFFTGLDLLDPGLTLAAHWHPELGEERGGEDIPLYVGVARKP; encoded by the coding sequence GTGACAGACGCCGGATTACGCGCGACCCCCATCGACACGAGCAAACCCCACTCGGCCCGCATGTACGACTACTTCCTCGGCGGGAAGGACAACTACCCGGTCGACGCGGAGGCGGGCGAACAGGTGATCTCCCTGTTCCCCGCGGTGCGGGAGATGGCGCGGACCAACCGCCGGTTCATGCACCGCGCCTCGCGGCTGCTGGCCGAGCGGGGTGTCCGCCAGTTCCTCGACATCGGGACCGGAATCCCGACCGAGCCGAACCTCCACCAGATCGTGCAGGGGATCGTTCCGGACGCCCGAGTGGTGTACGCCGACAATGATCCGATCGTCCTGCGGCACGCCGAGGCGCTGCTGCACAGCACACCCGAGGGAAGGACCGCCTACGTCCACGGCGACGTACGGGAACCGGGAAGAATCCTCGCGGCGGCACGGGAGACCCTCGACTTCACGGAGCCGATCGCGCTGTCCCTCGTGGCGCTCCTCCACCTGGTGGTGGACGAGGACGAACCCGGCCGGATCGTGCGCGAGTTGCTCGAACCTCTCGCATCCGGAAGCTACTTGACGCTGTCGCACGCAACGGGGGACTTCGACCCGGAGACCTGGCAGCGTGTCGTCGAGATCTACCGCAAGGGCGGCACTCCCGCGCAGGTGCGGTCGCGCGACGCATTCGCCGCCTTCTTCACGGGCCTCGACCTGCTGGACCCCGGCCTGACGCTCGCCGCGCACTGGCACCCCGAGCTCGGCGAGGAACGCGGCGGCGAGGACATACCCCTGTACGTGGGGGTGGCCCGCAAGCCATGA